A single genomic interval of Clostridia bacterium harbors:
- a CDS encoding undecaprenyl/decaprenyl-phosphate alpha-N-acetylglucosaminyl 1-phosphate transferase → MLGVLAAFLLTWLVTPWIKKLAVRWGALDKPNGRKVHRRVMPRMGGVAMYLSFAAVVLATQPLNNLVLGLLVGATWIIILGILDDIKGLSAKVKLVGQIAGAAILVAFGYRVEFITNPFSDGLLMLGKLAVPLTILWVIGVTNAINLIDGLDGLAAGTSGIAALTMAAVVVSEYTLNGSLGDISWLVISLALILTGSIAGFLRYNFHPAQIFMGDSGSMFLGFTLSALAIAGLTKGATVISVFIPIVILGIPICDTLFAIVRRFLNQQPIFQPDKHHLHHCLLEKGLSHKQTVVTIYGINVLLGISAVLLTRLNNDQAIMLLIGLAFLVLVGANRLGVTGAGTVTGQVEERRTSLPR, encoded by the coding sequence ATGCTGGGAGTGTTAGCCGCTTTTCTTTTGACCTGGCTGGTTACTCCATGGATTAAGAAATTAGCCGTCCGCTGGGGCGCTTTGGATAAACCGAATGGGCGTAAAGTACACCGGCGCGTGATGCCGCGCATGGGCGGGGTGGCCATGTACCTGTCCTTCGCGGCGGTGGTGCTGGCCACGCAGCCGTTAAACAACTTGGTGCTGGGACTCTTGGTGGGAGCCACCTGGATTATCATCTTGGGCATCCTGGATGATATCAAAGGGCTTTCCGCCAAAGTGAAGCTGGTGGGGCAGATCGCCGGGGCAGCTATTCTGGTGGCTTTCGGTTACCGGGTGGAGTTCATCACCAATCCTTTCAGCGACGGCCTGCTCATGCTGGGCAAACTGGCGGTGCCCTTGACCATCCTGTGGGTAATCGGGGTGACCAATGCCATTAACTTGATCGACGGCCTGGACGGCCTGGCCGCCGGGACGTCTGGGATTGCCGCGTTGACCATGGCCGCCGTGGTAGTCTCCGAATACACCCTCAACGGCAGTTTAGGCGATATTTCCTGGTTGGTGATCAGCCTGGCCCTGATCCTGACCGGCAGTATTGCCGGTTTCCTGCGGTATAATTTTCACCCGGCCCAGATCTTTATGGGGGACAGCGGTTCCATGTTCTTGGGCTTTACCCTGTCCGCCTTGGCCATTGCCGGCTTGACCAAAGGAGCGACGGTGATTTCCGTTTTCATCCCGATTGTGATCCTTGGTATTCCCATTTGCGATACGCTTTTTGCCATTGTGCGCCGTTTTCTCAACCAGCAGCCGATTTTCCAGCCGGATAAGCATCACCTGCATCACTGCCTGCTGGAAAAAGGGCTGTCCCACAAGCAAACGGTGGTCACCATTTACGGTATCAATGTCCTGCTGGGCATTAGTGCCGTCCTGTTAACCAGGTTAAACAACGACCAGGCGATTATGCTGCTGATCGGGTTGGCCTTCTTGGTTCTGGTAGGGGCAAACCGGTTAGGTGTAACCGGTGCCGGTACGGTGACCGGCCAGGTGGAAGAAAGACGGACGAGCTTACCCCGTTAG
- the murJ gene encoding murein biosynthesis integral membrane protein MurJ — protein sequence MFRAALVILVLNLLSRLLGFVRDAVITWQFGAGGMTDAYLVAYTIPYALEAVLGMSFVTVIVPVLTRYLVQGEREEGSRVASAVVSGTGLLLVFLTALGLVLAPVLVQALAPGFAPDKLALTVELTRIMFPSIIFMGLGLMLSGILNAHKRFALPAVAPALVNLVIILAVVCFGSRYGIKGLAVGTLVGFACSCLVQLPGMGRLDLRLGWVLDFRHPQVRQMIKAIIPVTFATGVNQVNLAVNRFFASGLAAGSITALDLANRVMNLPLGVFAAAVATAAFPAMAEKAARDDGPGLAREFTSALRLVCLTMLPCTVGLAVLREPVIRLLFERGAFQGEATGMTAGALLYFSLGLLFLGGIYLLTRAYYSLGDLKTPARVGLVAVACNLVFSIILLPFLGHRGLAFANTLAALVNAGLLYYLLGKRIPLREQGSLAAPLGKMGGAALVMGLVVDRGLHFLGPAGEPSSFLLQLLLLLLLVAVGGAVYGALVLLLGVEEGKKLLSLVKLSRDK from the coding sequence ATGTTTCGCGCCGCATTAGTCATCTTGGTTTTGAATTTGCTCAGCCGCCTGCTGGGTTTTGTGCGGGACGCGGTCATCACCTGGCAGTTCGGCGCCGGCGGTATGACGGATGCCTACCTGGTAGCTTACACCATTCCCTATGCCCTGGAGGCGGTGCTGGGGATGTCTTTTGTCACCGTGATCGTGCCGGTGCTGACCAGGTACCTGGTGCAGGGGGAGCGGGAAGAAGGGAGCCGGGTGGCCTCGGCGGTGGTGAGCGGTACCGGCTTGCTCCTAGTTTTTCTTACCGCCCTGGGCCTGGTGCTGGCCCCGGTACTGGTGCAGGCCCTGGCGCCTGGTTTTGCCCCGGACAAATTGGCTTTGACGGTGGAGCTGACCAGGATCATGTTTCCCTCTATTATCTTTATGGGCTTGGGCTTGATGCTGTCGGGGATTTTGAATGCCCACAAGCGTTTTGCTTTGCCTGCCGTTGCTCCTGCTCTAGTCAACCTGGTCATCATCCTGGCGGTGGTGTGCTTCGGTTCCCGGTACGGGATTAAGGGACTGGCGGTGGGGACCCTGGTGGGTTTTGCCTGCTCCTGCCTGGTCCAACTGCCCGGCATGGGCCGCCTGGATTTGCGGCTGGGGTGGGTGCTGGATTTCCGGCACCCGCAGGTGAGGCAGATGATTAAAGCCATCATCCCGGTGACTTTTGCTACCGGGGTGAACCAGGTGAACCTGGCGGTGAACCGCTTTTTTGCCTCCGGGCTGGCCGCCGGGAGCATCACCGCCCTGGACTTGGCTAACCGGGTGATGAACCTGCCCCTGGGGGTTTTTGCCGCCGCTGTGGCTACGGCGGCTTTTCCCGCCATGGCGGAAAAGGCCGCCCGGGACGACGGCCCAGGCTTGGCCCGGGAATTCACTTCCGCCTTGCGGCTGGTCTGTTTAACCATGCTGCCCTGTACCGTAGGGCTGGCGGTACTGCGGGAGCCGGTGATCCGGCTGCTTTTTGAAAGGGGCGCCTTTCAAGGGGAAGCCACCGGCATGACCGCCGGGGCCCTGCTCTATTTTTCCCTGGGCCTCTTGTTTCTAGGCGGCATTTACCTGCTCACCCGGGCCTATTATTCCCTGGGCGACTTAAAAACCCCCGCCCGGGTGGGCCTGGTGGCGGTGGCCTGCAACCTGGTATTTAGTATTATACTGCTGCCCTTTTTGGGGCACCGGGGCTTGGCTTTCGCCAATACCCTGGCGGCGCTGGTGAATGCCGGCCTGCTGTACTACCTCCTGGGGAAACGGATCCCCCTCAGGGAGCAAGGCAGTTTGGCGGCGCCCCTGGGGAAAATGGGAGGTGCCGCTCTGGTCATGGGCCTGGTGGTGGACCGGGGACTGCACTTTCTGGGGCCGGCAGGAGAACCGTCTTCCTTCCTCCTGCAGCTGCTTCTTTTATTACTGCTGGTCGCTGTAGGAGGTGCGGTTTACGGGGCTTTGGTGCTCCTTTTAGGCGTGGAGGAAGGGAAAAAACTGCTGTCCCTGGTGAAACTATCCAGAGACAAATAA
- the fabZ gene encoding 3-hydroxyacyl-ACP dehydratase FabZ: MLDNREIQQIIPHRYPFLLVDRIVELAEGKRAVGIKNVTVNEPFFMGHFPGYPVMPGVLIMEALAQVGAVALLKMPEFQGKLAFLAGLENVRFRRQVVPGDVLRLEVELTKLKGRVGKGLGRAYVGEELAAEGEILFAVEK, translated from the coding sequence ATGTTAGATAACCGCGAAATTCAGCAAATCATCCCGCACCGGTACCCGTTCTTGCTGGTGGACCGGATTGTGGAACTGGCAGAAGGCAAAAGAGCCGTCGGGATCAAAAATGTAACTGTGAATGAGCCTTTTTTTATGGGCCATTTTCCTGGTTACCCGGTGATGCCCGGGGTGCTGATCATGGAAGCGCTGGCTCAGGTAGGCGCCGTGGCTCTGCTCAAAATGCCTGAATTCCAGGGGAAGCTGGCTTTTCTGGCCGGTTTGGAAAACGTGCGTTTCCGCCGCCAAGTGGTGCCGGGGGATGTGCTGCGGCTGGAGGTAGAGCTCACCAAACTGAAGGGCCGCGTGGGTAAAGGCCTGGGACGAGCTTACGTGGGGGAAGAACTGGCAGCTGAAGGCGAGATCTTGTTTGCGGTGGAAAAGTAA
- a CDS encoding S8 family serine peptidase, whose amino-acid sequence MVSHRQNIYRLILAFVLLLVILTCFALPATAFPDTADHWAATEINLLAAKGLVGGYPDGSFRPERGVTRAEFARLLISALNMDDSAWALETSHQLFRDVPVGHWARVYIQLAWELGIVSGYKDGTFRPDQVISRAEMVSMLLRALKFVGHGDQEVSFTDELPDWARDGIMLAAKWGLVNGFEDGTFRAGAPVTRAQAAVFLSRMLSQRGALYEIYGNVLSVDESTITLGIEGQVATLPLREGCLFYAGAQQLDRNGLVNELPQPALLAVHREGKVAFVQLLEDALDSSIRIAYQGDGTGAQVNARTGVSFMEQPLEDADLSAASTADPAASLATTKKAMNLAGLLRDVNVDGRGQIIAIIDSGVDPGHPDLQRTTNNRTKIIGWRNFTGEGKVELSGTAPAGSSVLSHQGVSYRLPGVSSKSGVLRFGFLDEESQGVDFNLDGDLTDRFLVLAVDSKKAGVYDLVFLDTQGDRDLSNETGLEAYDLSRAYATFRGPFGNSFNLVVSHVDPAGTTVVFGYDQLGHGTQVAGIAAANGVIQGVAPGARLLVAKVLDREGTTQWEQLAEAIRWAAAEGADVINLSLGYYRDETAGNNTLTKLADDLSEQGIIFTVAAGNEGPGLGTLATPGNAKSAISVGAYITPEMWRTDYGYEVSSPTLWHFSSAGPRQDGLMVPTVVAPGSAVSTWPLTAGNGYRRGEGTSIAAPHVAGAVALMRQAAGELGFDFDWNDFKQALAAGSQSLPNMTAAEVGYGAFDAGRTWRELRQQEAFYRLFRGYAYNRRLGFGEGLYSREVMPGDVPYYVINQGDQEQIIFWSSTAEWLKPLFQMTSLPAGGRRELPVEYVLPREPGLYTGWLEGRLLTSTGADIRLMTTVIKPYLLHRENMYRQELSGSLPAGQFKRYFFKVPEGTAAMQLSLAVTGSQGRFDGRVRFHVNQPNGAPYGMSDWVGLAPAGQASQGWSGLVIEQPQAGIWEVVVYSSASLSTYGRRDSHYRLSVQLAGVDESKTSSRPLPYLVSIAPKELVPGEPNYVTVHVFDRDTLRPVTGMLTINEQLYQVKKGQVTLTVVPQNQEFVVNIQI is encoded by the coding sequence ATGGTGAGTCATCGCCAAAACATATACCGCCTCATCCTGGCTTTCGTCCTGCTCCTGGTTATATTAACCTGTTTTGCTCTCCCTGCCACGGCATTCCCTGATACTGCTGACCACTGGGCGGCGACGGAGATCAACCTGCTGGCGGCTAAAGGGTTAGTCGGCGGCTATCCTGACGGAAGCTTTCGCCCGGAACGAGGTGTGACCAGGGCGGAGTTTGCCCGGCTGCTCATTTCGGCATTGAACATGGATGACAGTGCCTGGGCTTTGGAGACCAGTCACCAGTTGTTCAGGGACGTTCCCGTCGGGCACTGGGCCAGGGTTTATATTCAACTGGCCTGGGAACTCGGCATCGTATCCGGTTATAAAGACGGTACTTTCCGGCCGGATCAGGTGATCAGCCGGGCGGAAATGGTGAGCATGCTGCTGCGGGCTTTAAAATTTGTCGGGCACGGGGACCAGGAAGTGTCCTTTACCGATGAACTGCCCGACTGGGCCCGGGACGGTATCATGCTGGCGGCTAAATGGGGTTTAGTTAACGGCTTTGAGGACGGTACATTCCGGGCCGGGGCGCCGGTGACCCGGGCGCAAGCCGCGGTCTTCTTGAGCCGGATGCTGTCCCAGCGGGGTGCTTTGTATGAAATCTACGGCAATGTTCTGTCGGTGGATGAAAGTACCATTACGCTGGGGATTGAGGGGCAGGTGGCGACGCTGCCCTTGCGGGAAGGGTGTCTTTTTTATGCTGGCGCCCAACAGCTGGACAGGAACGGGCTGGTGAACGAACTGCCCCAGCCTGCCCTGTTGGCGGTGCACCGGGAAGGAAAAGTAGCTTTTGTGCAGCTTTTGGAAGATGCTTTAGACAGCAGCATCAGGATAGCTTATCAGGGTGACGGCACCGGCGCCCAGGTTAATGCTCGCACCGGTGTCAGTTTTATGGAACAGCCCTTGGAGGACGCGGATTTATCCGCCGCTTCCACGGCGGATCCGGCGGCGAGCCTGGCCACCACTAAAAAGGCCATGAACCTGGCCGGTCTTTTGCGGGATGTGAATGTTGACGGCCGGGGACAAATCATCGCTATCATCGACAGCGGGGTGGATCCCGGGCATCCGGACCTCCAGCGGACCACTAACAATAGAACTAAGATTATCGGCTGGCGCAATTTCACCGGTGAAGGAAAAGTAGAGCTGTCCGGTACGGCCCCGGCCGGCAGCAGCGTTCTCTCCCACCAGGGAGTGAGCTACCGCCTGCCCGGGGTTAGCTCAAAAAGCGGCGTACTTAGGTTCGGTTTCTTGGATGAAGAGAGCCAAGGGGTGGACTTCAACCTGGACGGGGATTTAACGGACCGGTTCTTAGTCCTGGCCGTGGACAGCAAAAAGGCCGGGGTTTATGATCTGGTTTTCCTGGATACCCAGGGGGACCGGGATTTAAGCAATGAGACCGGTTTAGAGGCGTATGACCTCAGCAGGGCTTATGCTACCTTCCGGGGGCCCTTCGGCAACAGCTTCAACCTGGTGGTAAGCCATGTTGATCCGGCCGGCACGACGGTGGTCTTTGGTTACGACCAGTTGGGACACGGTACCCAGGTGGCCGGGATAGCAGCCGCCAACGGCGTTATCCAGGGAGTGGCCCCCGGGGCGAGGCTCCTGGTGGCCAAGGTGCTGGACCGGGAGGGAACCACCCAGTGGGAGCAGCTGGCGGAGGCTATTCGCTGGGCGGCGGCGGAAGGAGCCGATGTAATCAACCTGAGCCTGGGCTATTACCGGGATGAAACCGCCGGGAATAACACTTTGACCAAACTGGCGGATGACCTGTCCGAGCAGGGCATCATTTTCACCGTGGCCGCCGGCAATGAAGGGCCGGGTCTAGGGACCCTGGCCACGCCGGGCAATGCCAAGAGCGCTATCAGTGTAGGGGCGTATATCACGCCGGAAATGTGGCGCACGGATTACGGCTACGAAGTTTCTTCCCCCACATTATGGCATTTTAGCTCCGCCGGTCCCAGGCAGGACGGCCTCATGGTGCCCACCGTCGTGGCACCGGGCAGCGCCGTCTCCACCTGGCCTTTGACGGCAGGTAACGGCTACCGGCGGGGGGAGGGGACCAGTATTGCCGCGCCCCATGTAGCGGGTGCCGTGGCGTTGATGCGGCAGGCAGCCGGGGAGCTGGGGTTTGACTTTGACTGGAATGATTTCAAGCAGGCCCTGGCCGCCGGCTCTCAATCCTTGCCCAATATGACGGCGGCAGAGGTGGGTTACGGCGCTTTCGATGCCGGGCGCACCTGGCGGGAGCTGAGGCAGCAGGAGGCTTTTTACCGGCTTTTCCGCGGCTATGCTTATAACCGGCGGCTGGGCTTCGGGGAAGGGTTGTATTCCCGTGAAGTGATGCCGGGGGACGTACCTTATTATGTGATTAACCAGGGCGATCAAGAGCAAATCATCTTCTGGTCTTCCACGGCCGAGTGGTTAAAGCCCTTATTCCAAATGACTTCCCTGCCGGCGGGCGGGCGCCGGGAACTGCCCGTGGAATACGTGCTGCCCCGGGAGCCGGGCCTCTATACGGGCTGGCTGGAAGGGCGCTTGCTCACTTCCACCGGTGCCGACATCCGTTTAATGACCACGGTGATCAAACCCTACCTGCTGCACCGGGAGAACATGTACCGGCAGGAACTGTCCGGGAGTCTGCCGGCCGGGCAATTCAAGCGATACTTCTTTAAAGTTCCTGAGGGGACGGCAGCCATGCAGCTGTCCCTGGCGGTGACCGGCAGCCAAGGCAGGTTTGATGGGCGGGTGCGCTTCCATGTGAACCAGCCCAATGGTGCTCCTTACGGGATGAGTGATTGGGTAGGGTTGGCACCGGCGGGGCAGGCGAGCCAGGGCTGGTCCGGCCTGGTGATTGAACAGCCCCAAGCCGGCATCTGGGAAGTGGTGGTCTACAGTTCGGCTTCCTTGTCTACTTACGGCCGGCGGGATTCCCATTACCGGTTGTCGGTGCAGCTGGCGGGGGTGGATGAGAGCAAGACATCCTCCCGGCCCCTGCCTTACTTGGTCAGTATAGCGCCGAAAGAGCTTGTTCCGGGTGAGCCTAATTACGTGACCGTGCATGTGTTTGACCGGGATACCTTAAGACCTGTTACCGGCATGCTGACCATCAATGAACAGCTGTATCAAGTCAAAAAAGGGCAAGTGACGTTAACGGTGGTGCCCCAGAATCAGGAATTCGTCGTGAACATCCAGATCTAG
- a CDS encoding SH3 domain-containing protein: MAMVVPSRAVMIGVVVISVAIAGFAAGSFAGAYMAGEPGTEYDPLVAESYLQEAVTQAAGELQAEIVALQEEIEALRKKVDDLERKAASSAAATSASRAQSSSSGSQARSSSGGEESAVAGVPKQPGKTGVVKAAAGANLRTGPSTEYETITAVAHQTRVELIASMDGWYEVKLADGTKGWIFGELIELD; this comes from the coding sequence GTGGCGATGGTAGTGCCTAGTAGAGCGGTGATGATAGGAGTTGTGGTTATCAGTGTGGCCATTGCCGGTTTTGCGGCGGGCAGTTTTGCCGGTGCGTATATGGCCGGGGAACCGGGAACCGAGTATGATCCGCTGGTGGCGGAGAGTTATCTCCAGGAAGCGGTGACCCAGGCCGCGGGGGAACTGCAGGCGGAAATTGTAGCGCTGCAAGAAGAAATCGAGGCCCTGCGTAAGAAGGTGGACGACTTGGAGCGGAAGGCTGCGTCCTCTGCCGCTGCCACCAGTGCCAGCCGGGCCCAGAGCAGCAGTAGCGGCAGCCAAGCCCGGAGTTCTTCCGGCGGCGAGGAAAGCGCCGTTGCCGGTGTACCCAAGCAACCCGGCAAAACCGGAGTAGTTAAGGCCGCCGCCGGAGCCAACCTGCGTACCGGACCCAGTACGGAATACGAGACCATTACGGCGGTAGCCCATCAAACCAGGGTGGAGCTGATCGCCAGCATGGACGGCTGGTATGAGGTTAAATTGGCCGATGGGACGAAGGGATGGATTTTCGGCGAGTTAATCGAACTTGACTAA
- the csaB gene encoding polysaccharide pyruvyl transferase CsaB produces the protein MGKRIVISGYYGFNNVGDEAVLFSMLRTLRAQRPDLKITVLSQDPEKTARAYGVQAVNRWRLKEVWQALRQCDLFISGGGSLLQDVTSSRNVFYYLGLVQLAKLLGKKVFFYAQGVGPISRKLSREVMRRVVNQVDLVTVRDEDSKRLLLELGVTKPEILVKADAVLGLYAKEMDRQPGLKYLAKNEVQLGEGAPPIIGISVRDWHQFQGYKKAVAAVGDRLVREGYQVVFLPFHFPDDIAPSREIAKMMEEPAVVIRDELGVVEMLGCLSAMHLLIGMRLHALIMAGVMGVPIVGISYDPKVDAFMKAVGQPVAGRVETLAAEVLAGEVDRILANRETVTAQLAEAVGALRVEARDTGRLALQLLQEQP, from the coding sequence ATGGGTAAGCGGATAGTGATTTCCGGTTATTACGGGTTTAACAATGTGGGGGATGAAGCAGTCTTGTTCAGCATGCTGCGGACTCTGCGGGCCCAGCGGCCGGACTTGAAAATCACGGTGCTGTCCCAGGACCCGGAGAAGACCGCCAGGGCTTACGGGGTCCAGGCGGTCAACCGCTGGCGGCTGAAAGAAGTATGGCAGGCTTTGCGGCAGTGCGACCTTTTCATCAGCGGCGGCGGGAGTTTGTTACAGGATGTTACCAGCTCCCGGAATGTATTCTACTATTTGGGCCTGGTCCAGCTGGCGAAGCTGTTGGGCAAGAAAGTGTTTTTTTATGCGCAAGGCGTCGGCCCCATTTCCCGGAAGCTGAGCCGGGAGGTCATGCGCCGGGTGGTGAATCAGGTGGACCTGGTTACCGTGCGGGATGAAGATTCGAAAAGGCTCCTTTTGGAGTTGGGGGTCACCAAGCCGGAGATCCTGGTGAAAGCCGATGCGGTCCTGGGGCTCTACGCCAAAGAGATGGACCGCCAGCCGGGCCTGAAATACCTGGCCAAAAATGAGGTGCAGTTGGGGGAGGGTGCTCCGCCCATCATCGGGATTTCCGTGCGGGACTGGCACCAGTTTCAAGGTTATAAGAAAGCCGTGGCGGCAGTGGGGGACCGGTTGGTCCGGGAGGGCTACCAGGTGGTCTTCTTACCTTTCCATTTTCCCGATGATATCGCCCCTTCCAGGGAAATCGCCAAGATGATGGAGGAACCGGCGGTGGTGATCCGGGATGAGCTGGGGGTGGTGGAGATGCTGGGCTGCCTAAGCGCCATGCATCTTTTAATCGGCATGCGGCTCCATGCCTTGATCATGGCCGGGGTGATGGGAGTCCCTATTGTCGGTATCTCTTATGATCCAAAGGTGGACGCCTTCATGAAAGCCGTCGGCCAGCCGGTGGCAGGCCGGGTGGAGACCCTGGCTGCGGAGGTGCTGGCCGGCGAAGTGGACAGGATTTTAGCCAACCGCGAGACAGTAACGGCGCAGCTGGCGGAAGCCGTTGGGGCGCTGCGGGTAGAGGCGCGGGATACCGGGCGCCTGGCCCTGCAGCTGCTGCAAGAGCAGCCTTGA